A region of Triplophysa dalaica isolate WHDGS20190420 chromosome 20, ASM1584641v1, whole genome shotgun sequence DNA encodes the following proteins:
- the LOC130408884 gene encoding LOW QUALITY PROTEIN: nephronectin (The sequence of the model RefSeq protein was modified relative to this genomic sequence to represent the inferred CDS: deleted 1 base in 1 codon) — translation MMDLMFLCLMCVCAGEVSQALRSSPLHPSDGLCRYGWTQNCCWGWTRNSQGRCTPVCESGCKHGECVGPDQCRCHAGFTGKTCNQDVNECAFRPCKFRCMNTLGSYKCYCLNGFMMMADGTCKNTRTCAMANCQYSCAVMKGQVTCQCPSPGLRLSPDGRTCVDADECVTGQAKCPRFRKCVNTFGSYICRCHDGFELKHINGKYHCTDKKNLFICYEKPGHKKCKCKASVDGKGYDCKTVVKVTIEPAGPVKVTLNPTTPSTTTGAMTTTSPKTTTRTFPFSTTTINPTTAVTMTTAPPTTTVTSATVAVTTAPPTTTVTSVTVAVTTAPPTTTVTSATVAVTTAPPTTTVTSATVAMTTAAPTTTVTSATVAMTTAPPTTTVTSETVAMTTAAPTTTVTSAVTVAMTTAAAKTTTLTTTVADTTHSPTETSPATTITMATTAVPVATTSMTTAGSTTTLDNRIHRDTPKPRGDVHIPRYEHNLFDWDFDVELGNTAEYTHDDPGAGAVSCTFDKGLCVWMSDSGDLHWNIKEDPAGGRYMTVPDATSRRSIRGARFTLPLAPPMKAWRSNQLCLSFRHRLHGHHIGSLQVFVRKGRSHSPSIWTSTGGHGWKHTRITLWGRGLDDIVLKGERRRGKHGEIAVDDLSLSRGACPQTDTHSLQRLLWVFIHNECGYQHYNLSHSNPNRDLSGFSPLKHRT, via the exons ATGATGGATCTGATGTTcttgtgtctgatgtgtgtgtgcgctggaGAGGTTTCACAGGCTCTCAG GTCCAGTCCTCTGCATCCGTCTGATGGTTTGTGTCGGTACGGCTGGACACAGAACTGCTGCTGGGGTTGGACGAGAAACTCGCAGGGACGATGCACAC CTGTGTGCGAGTCGGGTTGTAAACATGGCGAGTGTGTTGGACCGGATCAGTGCCGATGTCATGCGGGATTCACCGGCAAAACCTGCAACCAAG atgtgaatgaGTGTGCGTTCAGACCGTGTAAGTTCAGGTGTATGAATACACTTGGCAGTTATAAGTGTTACTGTCTCAACGGTTTCATGATGATGGCTGACGGCACGTGCAAGA ataCCCGCACGTGTGCGATGGCGAACTGTCAGTACAGTTGTGCGGTGATGAAAGGACAGGTCACATGTCAGTGTCCGTCTCCAGGACTCCGTCTCTCCCCCGACGGCCGGACGTGTGTCG ATGCGGATGAGTGTGTAACGGGTCAGGCCAAGTGTCCGAGGTTTCGTAAGTGTGTGAACACGTTTGGCAGCTACATCTGCAGATGTCACGACGGATTTGAGCTGAAACACATCAACGGGAAATATCACtgcacag ATAAGAAGAATCTTTTCATTTGCTATGAGAAGCCAGGCCAcaagaaatgcaaatgtaaagcGAGTGTTGATGGGAAGGGTTACGACTGTAAAA ctgtTGTTAAAGTCACCATTGAGCCTGCGGGACCAGTCAAAGTAACTCTCAATCCAACCACCCCCTCCACAACAACAGGTGCCATGACAACCACCTCTCCGAAAACCACCACCAGAACATTCCCATTCTCCACAACTACAATCAATCCCACCACTGCTGTTACCATGACAACTGCTCCTCCAACAACCACTGTGACATCAGCGACTGTTGCCGTGACAACTGCTCCTCCAACAACCACTGTGACATCAGTGACTGTCGCCGTGACAACTGCTCCTCCAACAACCACTGTGACATCAGCGACTGTCGCCGTGACAACTGCTCCTCCAACAACCACTGTGACATCAGCGACTGTCGCTATGACAACTGCGGCTCCAACAACCACTGTGACATCCGCGACTGTCGCCATGACAACTGCTCCTCCAACAACCACTGTGACATCAGAGACTGTCGCCATGACAACTGCCGCTCCAACAACCACTGTGACATCCGCTGTAACAGTTGCCATGACTACAGCAGCAGCTAAAACCACAACTCTCACAACAACTGTCGCTGACACCACACATTCACCTACAGAGACGTCTCCAGCTACAACCATCACAATGGCAACAACAGCCGTACCTGTTGCCACCACATCCATGACAACAGCAGGAAGTACAACCACACTGGACAACCGCATCCACAGAGACACGCCAAAGCCCAGAGGAGACGTCCACA TTCCACGATATGAACACAATCTGTTTGACTGGGACTTTGATGTAGAGCTGGGAAACACAGCAGAATACACACACGACGATCCAG GGGCTGGTGCCGTGAGCTGCACGTTTGATaaaggtttgtgtgtttggatgtcAGATTCGGGAGATCTTCACTGGAACATCAAAGAAGATCCTGCAG GAGGACGATACATGACAGTACCAGACGCTACCAGCAGGCGGAGCATCAGAGGGGCGCGGTTTACACTGCCCCTGGCTCCGCCCATGAAGGCGTGGAGGAGCAATCAACTTTGTTTGTCATTCAGACACCGCCTTCATGGACACCACATTGGCTCTCTGCAAGTGTTTGTAAGGAAGGGGCGGAGTCACAGCCCATCCATCTGGACCAGTACTGGAGGACACGGCTGGAAACACACCCGAATCACACTCTGGGGGCGGGGTCTTGATGAT ATTGTGTTGAAGGGTGAAAGACGACGAGGGAAACATGGAGAGATCGCTGTGGATGATCTCAGTCTGAGCAGAGGAGCCTGT CCGCAGACTGACACACACTCTCTCCAGAGACTGCTATGGGTTTTTATACACAACGAGTGTGGTTATCAACACTATAACCTATCACACTCGAACCCCAACAGAGATTTGTCTGGATTTTCACCATTAAAACACAGAACTTAA
- the aimp1b gene encoding aminoacyl tRNA synthase complex-interacting multifunctional protein 1, producing the protein MSDNRPHVSRSDSNDEDQMMDYLTHQLLFLQDKAMLHASVREEKKLLVENGKLKKDIDDLKKVLQDTQKRKAVKLHQERVLKATITSKTQLLQESAPPPQTAPSARSSTTPGVSETQTRHDGRRRRDRRGAAVNPELLTTSQSAHLLMREQKPDVSRLDLRVGRVLTVRNHPDSTSLVIQEVELGEPAPRTVVSVQSSHMTPEQLVGSLVVLLCNVRSMKVRGVQSQARLLCAVNQESTEPIAPPTGAQPGDRITVQNYPGVPEKELNPKRRIWEHLLPDLHTDGKGVATYKGVAFEVPGKGLCRAPGIRSGEIK; encoded by the exons ATGTCTGATAATCGTCCTCATGTCTCCAGATCAGATTCTAATGATGAAGATCAGATGATGGactatttgacacatcagctgCTCTTCCTTCAGGACAAAGCCA TGCTGCATGCGTCAGTACGGGAAGAGAAGAAGCTGCTGGTTGAAAATGGCAAACTGAAGAAGGACATTGATGACCTGAAGAAAGTCCTGCAGGACACACAGAAGAGGAAAGCAG TAAAGCTGCATCAGGAGAGAGTTCTCAAAGCAACAATCACATCAAAAACACAACTGCTGCAAGAGAGTGCCCCCCCGCCACAAACTGCCCCGTCTGCCCGTTCCTCAACAACACCTGGAGTGTCAGAGACACAAACACGTCACGACGGGAGACgcaggagagacaggagag GGGCGGCTGTGAATCCCGAGCTTCTCACCACTTCTCAATCTGCACACCTTCTCATGAGAGAGCAGAAACCTGACGTGTCCAGGCTAGATCTGCGGGTCGGTCGGGTTCTGACAGTCCGGAATCATCCAGACTCGACATCACTGGTCATTCAGGAGGTGGAGTTAGGAGAACCCGCCCCCAGAACCGTGGTCAGCGTTCAGAGCAGTCACATGACCCCGGAACAG TTGGTTGGATCTCTTGTGGTGTTGTTGTGTAATGTGCGGTCAATGAAGGTGCGAGGGGTTCAGTCACAAGCCCGCCTCCTCTgtgctgtcaatcaagagagtACAGAACCCATAGCCCCGCCTACTGGAGCTCAGCCCGGTGACAGAATCACTGTCCAGAATTACCCCG GTGTTCCTGAGAAAGAGCTGAATCCCAAACGCAGAATCTGGGAGCATTTACTCCCTGACCTGCACACAGATGGAAAGGGCGTGGCCACATATAAAGGCGTGGCTTTTGAAGTCCCCGGGAAGGGCCTCTGTCGGGCCCCCGGCATCCGAAGCGGTGAAATCAAATAA
- the sgms2b gene encoding phosphatidylcholine:ceramide cholinephosphotransferase 2 isoform X1, protein MSGTGVSLTSGGRSCRCGRGLKPIGKRFDVRSVPARAVFTATHQTNRVMAASQLLDEREDEIENEGWHMMVTIEGRTHLQTTPARPYQDLPSDHTDDKPDVSESRNGFRKTLRKNQDYIRISIPKANIIQATAVSRLPAEWWKTCMAFIWVAFNLVLTTVMITVVHERVPDKSISPPLPDKFFDYVARVEWAFSVTEVNGMILVALWFIQWLFLKHRAIVGRRFFFLQGMLYMYRMITMYVTTLPVPSTHMECAPKLNGDSQGKIQRVMKLLSGGGLSITGSHLMCGDFLYSGHTVMLTLTFLFIQEYSPRTLLWRFYHVICWLLSAVGVVCILAAHEHYTVDVVVAYFITSRLFYWYHTMANNQTLRASPRNYLNRTWWNFAFNFLEKNVKTTVPCTFSWPVSIPSVCFKNPCRSYSKVQSTRDE, encoded by the exons ATGTCCGGAACGGGCGTGTCTCTGACTTCAGGTGGGCGTAGCTGCAGGTGTGGGCGGGGTTTAAAGCCCATCGGTAAACGGTTTGATGTCAGATCAGTTCCGGCTCGTGCGGTGTTCACAGCTACACACCAGACAAACAG AGTGATGGCTGCGTCTCAGCTCCTGGATGAACGAGAAGATGAGATTGAGAACGAGGGCTGGCATATGATGGTGACAATAGAAGGCAGGACACACCTCCAGACCACACCCGCACGCCCCTACCAGGATTTACCGAGCGATCATACCGATGACAAGCCTGATGTCAGCGAGTCACGGAACGGCTTCCGTAAAACCTTACGCAAAAACCAGGACTACATCCGCATCTCCATCCCAAAGGCCAACATCATCCAGGCGACTGCCGTCTCTCGTCTCCCGGCCGAGTGGTGGAAGACCTGTATGGCCTTCATCTGGGTGGCTTTTAACCTAGTGTTGACCACCGTCATGATCACTGTGGTGCACGAGAGAGTCCCCGATAAATCCATCAGTCCACCCTTACCGGATAAATTCTTTGATTACGTGGCTCGTGTGGAGTGGGCGTTCTCCGTCACAGAGGTGAATGGAATGATTCTAGTGGCTCTGTGGTTCATCCAGTGGCTCTTTCTCAAACACAG GGCGATCGTGGGCCGAAGGTTTTTCTTCCTGCAGGGAATGTTATACATGTACCGTATGATCACTATGTACGTCACAACATTGCCAGTACCCAGCACGCACATGGAGTGTGCACCCAAG CTGAATGGAGATTCTCAGGGGAAGATACAGCGTGTTATGAAGTTGTTGTCTGGAGGAGGTTTGTCCATCACAGGATCTCATCTCATGTGTGGAGACTTTCTGTACAGCGGACACACTGTCATGCTGACCCTCACCTTCCTCTTCATCCAGGAAT atTCACCTCGCACGTTGCTATGGCGTTTTTATCACGTCATCTGTTGGTTGCTAAGCGCAGTGGGCGTGGTCTGTATCCTGGCTGCACATGAGCACTACACTGTGGATGTTGTGGTGGCGTATTTCATCACTTCCCGTCTCTTCTACTGGTACCACACCATGGCCAACAACCag ACCCTGAGAGCTTCTCCTCGCAACTACCTCAACAGAACGTGGTGGAACTTCGCCTTTAACTTCCTGGAGAAGAATGTTAAGACGACGGTTCCCTGCACATTCTCGTGGCCAGTGTCCATTCCGTCCGTGTGCTTTAAGAATCCCTGCAGGAGTTATTCGAAAGTGCAGAGCACACGagatgaatga
- the sgms2b gene encoding phosphatidylcholine:ceramide cholinephosphotransferase 2 isoform X2: MAASQLLDEREDEIENEGWHMMVTIEGRTHLQTTPARPYQDLPSDHTDDKPDVSESRNGFRKTLRKNQDYIRISIPKANIIQATAVSRLPAEWWKTCMAFIWVAFNLVLTTVMITVVHERVPDKSISPPLPDKFFDYVARVEWAFSVTEVNGMILVALWFIQWLFLKHRAIVGRRFFFLQGMLYMYRMITMYVTTLPVPSTHMECAPKLNGDSQGKIQRVMKLLSGGGLSITGSHLMCGDFLYSGHTVMLTLTFLFIQEYSPRTLLWRFYHVICWLLSAVGVVCILAAHEHYTVDVVVAYFITSRLFYWYHTMANNQTLRASPRNYLNRTWWNFAFNFLEKNVKTTVPCTFSWPVSIPSVCFKNPCRSYSKVQSTRDE; this comes from the exons ATGGCTGCGTCTCAGCTCCTGGATGAACGAGAAGATGAGATTGAGAACGAGGGCTGGCATATGATGGTGACAATAGAAGGCAGGACACACCTCCAGACCACACCCGCACGCCCCTACCAGGATTTACCGAGCGATCATACCGATGACAAGCCTGATGTCAGCGAGTCACGGAACGGCTTCCGTAAAACCTTACGCAAAAACCAGGACTACATCCGCATCTCCATCCCAAAGGCCAACATCATCCAGGCGACTGCCGTCTCTCGTCTCCCGGCCGAGTGGTGGAAGACCTGTATGGCCTTCATCTGGGTGGCTTTTAACCTAGTGTTGACCACCGTCATGATCACTGTGGTGCACGAGAGAGTCCCCGATAAATCCATCAGTCCACCCTTACCGGATAAATTCTTTGATTACGTGGCTCGTGTGGAGTGGGCGTTCTCCGTCACAGAGGTGAATGGAATGATTCTAGTGGCTCTGTGGTTCATCCAGTGGCTCTTTCTCAAACACAG GGCGATCGTGGGCCGAAGGTTTTTCTTCCTGCAGGGAATGTTATACATGTACCGTATGATCACTATGTACGTCACAACATTGCCAGTACCCAGCACGCACATGGAGTGTGCACCCAAG CTGAATGGAGATTCTCAGGGGAAGATACAGCGTGTTATGAAGTTGTTGTCTGGAGGAGGTTTGTCCATCACAGGATCTCATCTCATGTGTGGAGACTTTCTGTACAGCGGACACACTGTCATGCTGACCCTCACCTTCCTCTTCATCCAGGAAT atTCACCTCGCACGTTGCTATGGCGTTTTTATCACGTCATCTGTTGGTTGCTAAGCGCAGTGGGCGTGGTCTGTATCCTGGCTGCACATGAGCACTACACTGTGGATGTTGTGGTGGCGTATTTCATCACTTCCCGTCTCTTCTACTGGTACCACACCATGGCCAACAACCag ACCCTGAGAGCTTCTCCTCGCAACTACCTCAACAGAACGTGGTGGAACTTCGCCTTTAACTTCCTGGAGAAGAATGTTAAGACGACGGTTCCCTGCACATTCTCGTGGCCAGTGTCCATTCCGTCCGTGTGCTTTAAGAATCCCTGCAGGAGTTATTCGAAAGTGCAGAGCACACGagatgaatga
- the cfi gene encoding complement factor I has product MKLITRLLLTALLLKTACLENPPNRESPPQTESRLNIEQNPQTPKKPTSETVRQPNPSHVPQPATTEPKNDTKPSNVKPTPKLNTTDTEPKPVDGFLGPAQCLKKNYTRLSCAKVFCPPWMRCVSGECMCKIPYKCPRLQTNVCGLDGSSYTSMCQAQAISCRSKEAIFSHFSPLCQEKDQIRVQLKVSERHKVVEINTEKGKMLVCGGLWDMSAANIVCRNSNPKGAEIGTKVRYDSLVKTIRWPSQCVNVQCTGSELSLAECSIHKPKLLNDTSEVAVANCYKEPAGECKMFLCVNGKCINHSRTCNGVDDCGDNSDEMCCQRCRGDAFRCSSGVCIPRHAVRDQIRDCLGGDDESEEMSLQKKRPTTDDLLSDPKSEIRSIRTAAEGELQCGIPNMDYVDRTEDTPPHQRKKRLVGGQETLPTQIQWQVAVQDEGNIHCGGVYLGRCWVLTAAHCVRPKPKSFRIKISLWQKHRRLSTTDSIPVKKIIIHHQYNAGTYENDIALMQLEQFKNEEKCMHDNPAVRAVCVPWSTELFQPNDTCTISGWGRNREGVSASVLKWANVSIISDCEKYYKNRFLPGMECAGDLEGKVDSCQGDSGGPLVCKDASGVSYVWGIVSWGDKCGEANHPGVYTKVAHYFEWIRFQTGWPAVTKYNQ; this is encoded by the exons tgtCTGGAGAACCCACCAAATCGAGAGTCGCCTCCTCAGACAGAATCTCGTTTAAACATTGAACAAAACCCCCAGACACCAAAGAAACCAACTTCAGAAACAGTGCGACAGCCAAACCCATCACATGTCCCACAACCAGCAACAACAGAACCCAAGAATGACACCAAACCGTCAAACGTCAAGCCTACACCAAAATTAAACACAACCGACACAGAGCCCAAACCTGTGGACGGATTCCTGGGCCCGGCTCAGTGTCTGAAGAAGAATTACACTCGCTTGTCATGTGCTAAAGTCTTCTGTCCTCCGTGGATGAGATGTGTGTCGGGCGAGTGCATGTGTAAGATTCCGTACAAGTGTCCCAGGCTGCAGACCAACGTGTGTGGACTGGACGGCTCATCTTATACCTCCATGTGTCAGGCTCAAGCCATCTCCTGTCGATCTAAAGAAGCCATATTCTCTCACTTCAGTCCTCTCTGTCAGG agaaggatcagatcagagtacaACTGAAGGTCTCTGAACGTCATAAGGTGGTGGAGATAAACACTGAGAAGGGAAAGATGTTGGTTTGTGGGGGACTCTGGGATATGTCGGCAGCAAACATCGTCTGTCGAAACTCAAACCCCAA aggaGCAGAGATAGGAACTAAAGTGAGATACGACTCTCTGGTGAAAACCATAAGATGGCCGTCTCAGTGTGTGAACGTTCAGTGCACTGGATCTGAGCTTTCATTGGCTGAATGTTCCATCCATAAACCCAAACTACTGAATGACACTTCAGAGGTGGCCGTAGCAAACTGTTATAAAGAACCTGCAG gtgaaTGTAAGATGTTCCTGTGTGTGAATGGAAAGTGTATCAATCATAGCAGAACCTGTAACGGTGTGGACGACTGCGGTGATAACAGCGATGAGATGTGCTGTCAAC GTTGTCGAGGGGATGCGTTTCGCTGTAGTTCAGGTGTGTGTATTCCTCGGCATGCGGTGAGAGATCAAATCAGAGATTGTCTGGGAGGAGATGATGAATCAGAGGAAATGTCGCtgcagaaaa AACGACCGACAACAGACGACCTGCTTTCTGATCCAAAGTCAG AGATCAGAAGCATCCGGACGGCGGCAGAGGGTGAGCTGCAGTGTGGTATTCCTAACATGGATTATGTGGACCGAACAGAAGACACCCCACCTCACCAAAGGAAGAAGCGTTTAGTGGGAGGACAAGAGACCTTACCG ACTCAGATCCAGTGGCAGGTGGCCGTACAGGACGAGGGGAACATCCACTGTGGAGGGGTTTATTTGGGTAGATGTTGGGTTTTGACCGCCGCCCACTGCGTCAG gccCAAACCAAAATCCTTCCGGATCAAAATCTCTCTGTGGCAGAAACATCGCAGGCTTTCCACGACAGACAGTATCCCAGTGAAAAAGATCATCATTCATCATCAGTATAATGCTGGGACGTATGAGAACGACATCGCTCTGATGCAGCTGGAGCAGTTCAAAAATGAGGAGAAATGTATGCATGATAATCCTGCCGTCCGCGCCGTCTGCGTGCCCTGGTCAACAGAACTCTTCCAACCCAATGACACCTGCACCATCTCCGGCTGGGGAAGAAACAGAG AGGGTGTGTCAGCGTCGGTTCTTAAATGGGCAAACGTGAGCATCATTAGTGACTGTGAGAAGTATTACAAAAACCGCTTTCTCCCTGGGATGGAGTGTGCAG GTGATCTGGAGGGGAAAGTGGACTCGTGTCAGGGTGACTCCGGTGGGCCGCTGGTGTGTAAAGACGCGTCTGGTGTGTCATATGTCTGGGGTATCGTGAGCTGGGGTGATAAATGCGGTGAAGCCAATCATCCCGGTGTTTACACTAAAGTGGCTCATTATTTCGAATGGATCCGCTTCCAAACGGGCTGGCCGGCGGTAACCAAATATAACCAGTAA